Part of the Labrenzia sp. PHM005 genome is shown below.
GGTCTCACCCTTCGGCGCTCGCGGGGCGAACACCGGCGTTCAGGACATCGACAATCTGGCCTGGAAGTTAAAGCTGGTCATGGATGGCGATGCGCCGGAAAGCCTGATCGACAGCTACCATGAAGAACGGGCGTTTGCGGCCGACGACAATCTGTTGAACTCGACCCGGTCCACCGACTTCATCACACCGAAGAGCGAAGCCTCACGACGCTTCCGTGATGCGGTTCTGGACCTGTCCGAAGTCACCGATTTTGCCAAACCTCTGGTCAATTCCGGACGGCTTTCAGCGCCAACGCCTTATGTGGAAAGCTCCCTGAACACGGCGGATGAATCCAGTTTTTCCGGCTCCATGACACCGGGCACCTGCTGCCTGGATGCGCCGGTCAAGGTGGGTGGCGACGACGCCTGGTTCCTGAACCAAATCGGGGACGGCTTTACCCTTCTGGTGTTTGGCGACGAGGAAGCCGAGACCGTTGCAGTCGGCAACGTCAAAGCCAATGTCCTGCGTGTCGGCAGTGATGTGGAAGATCCAGAGGGTAAGCTGGCAGAACGTTATAATGCGGCGCCTGGGACGGTCTATCTGATCCGCCCGGATCAGCATGTTGCCGCGCGCTGGCGTTATTTCAACGACAACAAGGTGGCATCAGCTTTGAAAACCGCGATTGGAGGCGCGTGATCCATGGCTCTTGAACTCACACGCAACATCGCCGACCCGGATGGTTTTTATGAGCATCTCGTCTCCAGCCAACGTCACATGAGCGACGAAGAGGCCAACCAGATGAATGCCCGGTTGATCCTGATCCTGGCCAATCAGGTAGGCGAAATGGAGACGCTTAAGGCGGCCATTGATTTCGCGGTTGACCCGAAGGTGGGCCGCAAACAAGCCGCTGCCTAGAAGATGCGGGTGGCTGCGGCCACCCGAATTTGGCCAATTCCAGAATAGCGTCCCGTTGGGGCGCTTTTTTTGTTCGAAGGCCGACCAACTGCCGTCTTTAGACCTAACCTTGTATGGTACTTCTGTTTGGATGTTGTGTGCTCTGGCCATGCGCGCAAGCAGATATAAGGGGGCAGACAAATCTCATGGCGAGTAGGGGTGGTGAAACCGGAAAAAAAAACCTGTTTGTGCGGGGCGCTGGAATGGCTGTTTGTCTTGCGCTTCTCTTGCAAATCTTCACTCTAGATGCCTCTGCCCAAGAATTTTCGCCAAATGTCTCCTCGCTTGGTTCTTTGACTTGCCAGCAGCTCTGGTATTTGGAGCATGAGCTTCTGGCCGTAGGCAGGATATGCCTGAAATCCGCCCGGGCACGGCGGGCCTTTCAACGGGCGAAACCCTGCATTTCTTCAGAAGAGCGCATCCTGCCGGCAAATGTTCGGAGTTACCTCACTGAGGTCCGTAAAACAGCGCGCGCAAAGAACTGCTCAAAACAGTGATGCCACTTGGATAACCCTGTGGACCTTCTGCGCTTTTGCTGTGGCGCTTTTTTACTTCTGCCGTTAGTTCTGAAACTCACAGTCCCGGTTCCGCTGCGTTCCGGATCCTGAACAGCTAGCAATCAAGGGGAGGGCGAGATGAGCGAAGCTGCTGAGCTTGACGTAAGCCCTTCTCCAGATCTGCAAATCCCCGTCCGCGACGACGAAGAACGGCTCAATCCGGACTTTATTGCCGCCGTTGAGGCTGCGCTTCACGTTGAAAATCGTGCGGAACTGCATGTACTGGCCGCCGATCTGCACGAGGCGGATACCGGCGACCTTCTGGAAACCTTAAGCGCCGATGACCGTGCCGATTTCATTCGCCTGCTCGGTGATGAATTTGATTACGCGGCGCTAACGGAGACCGATGAAGCGGTCCGCCTGCAGGTTCTGGAAGACCTGCCGAATGAAGTCATCGCGGAAGGCCTGGGCGAACTCGATTCCGATGATGCTGTCTACATCCTGGAAGACCTCGACGAGGACGACCAGGCGGCCATTCTCGAAGAGCTGCCCTACGCCGACCGGGCGCAGCTCAAGAAGGCTCTGGATTACCCGGAAGAGAGTGCCGGGCGGCGGATGCAGAGCGAATTTATTGCTGTTGCACCGTTCTGGACCGTTGGCCAGACCATCGACTACATGCGCGAGGCGCGCGACCTGCCCGACAGTTTTTACGAGATCTATGTGGTCGATGCCTCGTTCAAGCTGCTCGGCTCTGTGCATCTCGACAAGGTCTTGCGGGCCAAGCGGGAAGAAAAAGTCACCTCGATCATGGCCGAACGGCTGGATGCCGTGGAGGCGACGGAAGATCAGGAAGAAGTGGCCCGCCGGTTCGAGCGCTACAATCTCGTCTCCTCGGCTGTCGTTGATGAGAACGGCCGCCTGGTTGGGGTTCTCACCGTTGATGACATCGTCGACGTGATCCAGGAAGAGGCGGAAGAAGACCTGCGCGCACTGGCCGGTGTTGGTGACGAAGAGATCTCCGACAGTGTGATGACCATTGCGCGCTCGCGTCTAACCTGGCTGGTGGTCAATCTTGGTACGGCTGTGCTGGCATCCGTCGTGATCGCCATGTTCGACGAAACCATCGAGGCGATGGTGGCGCTGGCGGTTTTGATGCCGATTGTTGCCTCCATGGGAGGCAATGCGGGCACACAGACCATGACCGTTGCCGTGCGCGGCATCGCAACTCAGGAGCTGGGTGCGCGCAACATGGTCCGGGTTCTCAACCGCGAGATCCTGGTCAGCGCTCTCAATGGCGTTGCCTTGGCGGTGCTCATCGGCATCACCGCCTGGCTGTGGTTTGCCAGCCCCGGGCTCGGCCTGGTAATCGGCAGCGCGATTATCATCAACATG
Proteins encoded:
- a CDS encoding DUF2783 domain-containing protein, whose amino-acid sequence is MALELTRNIADPDGFYEHLVSSQRHMSDEEANQMNARLILILANQVGEMETLKAAIDFAVDPKVGRKQAAA
- the mgtE gene encoding magnesium transporter, coding for MSEAAELDVSPSPDLQIPVRDDEERLNPDFIAAVEAALHVENRAELHVLAADLHEADTGDLLETLSADDRADFIRLLGDEFDYAALTETDEAVRLQVLEDLPNEVIAEGLGELDSDDAVYILEDLDEDDQAAILEELPYADRAQLKKALDYPEESAGRRMQSEFIAVAPFWTVGQTIDYMREARDLPDSFYEIYVVDASFKLLGSVHLDKVLRAKREEKVTSIMAERLDAVEATEDQEEVARRFERYNLVSSAVVDENGRLVGVLTVDDIVDVIQEEAEEDLRALAGVGDEEISDSVMTIARSRLTWLVVNLGTAVLASVVIAMFDETIEAMVALAVLMPIVASMGGNAGTQTMTVAVRGIATQELGARNMVRVLNREILVSALNGVALAVLIGITAWLWFASPGLGLVIGSAIIINMLFAGLSGLLIPLVLDRFHIDPAIASSVFVTTVTDVVGFFAFLGIAAIWFGLPF